From a region of the Ruminococcaceae bacterium KH2T8 genome:
- a CDS encoding anti-anti-sigma factor has protein sequence MLNITENVNGDELVIFLDGRVDMATAPELEARLEDSLSNIAVLKFDLEKLEFVSDEGLNVFLYAQKIMSRQGRMVLMNMSEEVREIFDEACISDILTIV, from the coding sequence ATGTTGAACATTACTGAGAATGTTAATGGCGATGAACTCGTGATATTCCTTGACGGCAGGGTTGATATGGCAACCGCGCCGGAGCTTGAGGCGCGTCTTGAAGATTCGCTTTCGAATATCGCCGTCCTGAAGTTTGATCTTGAAAAGCTCGAGTTCGTCTCGGATGAGGGGCTCAATGTGTTCCTCTATGCGCAGAAGATAATGAGCAGGCAGGGCAGGATGGTCCTTATGAATATGTCCGAAGAGGTCAGGGAGATATTTGACGAAGCCTGTATCTCGGATATCCTGACTATCGTCTGA
- a CDS encoding diguanylate cyclase (GGDEF) domain-containing protein: protein MDSAINLTSVIITDSVGALLLFIILITGGWRLPARKRESRILYALIICCIINCAVDAIASICDGTPGVTIRNISMICNTYLFFFDLIVGIGIVTLVVRHIDKKLPKLQLAFFALVALIEIVLLSINFFVPVVFRLTENNVYERHEYYWLFIAVGAILIVYGCSYYFISKLKNPSLRYFPVWQFLMPILIATVTQAFCYGVSLMPIGFAVAFCGLVICLQNECIYIDKLTGVYNRYELEEIKKKIKRSRQERIGALMLDLNGFKEINDNFSHAEGDRALIAFANLLTDSIQTDGVVIRFAGDEFIVIFRNFKEESVDRYKNKILKNIEKYNKHSGKPYKLSAAVGGEVFTTSGRNVSELMNRIDKLMYKDKNEFYKTHEKKR from the coding sequence TATAATCCTGATAACCGGAGGCTGGAGACTTCCCGCCCGAAAGCGCGAAAGCCGCATCCTCTACGCCCTCATAATCTGCTGCATCATCAACTGCGCGGTCGACGCCATCGCCTCGATCTGTGACGGCACCCCGGGCGTAACTATCAGGAACATCTCCATGATCTGCAACACCTACCTGTTTTTCTTTGACCTCATAGTAGGTATCGGCATAGTCACGCTGGTCGTAAGACATATAGATAAGAAACTCCCCAAACTGCAGTTGGCATTCTTCGCGCTCGTCGCACTGATAGAGATCGTCCTTCTCTCAATAAACTTCTTCGTCCCCGTAGTCTTCAGGCTCACTGAGAACAATGTCTACGAGAGACACGAATATTACTGGCTCTTCATCGCAGTCGGCGCGATCCTCATAGTCTACGGCTGCTCGTACTATTTCATCTCAAAGCTCAAGAATCCTTCCCTTCGCTACTTTCCCGTATGGCAGTTCCTGATGCCCATCCTTATCGCGACCGTCACACAGGCGTTCTGCTACGGTGTCTCCCTGATGCCCATCGGATTCGCTGTCGCTTTCTGCGGACTTGTCATCTGCCTTCAAAACGAATGCATCTATATCGATAAGCTCACAGGCGTCTATAACAGATACGAGCTCGAGGAGATCAAGAAGAAAATAAAGCGCAGCCGCCAGGAGAGGATCGGCGCCCTGATGCTCGACCTTAACGGCTTTAAGGAGATCAACGACAACTTCTCACACGCAGAGGGTGACCGCGCACTGATCGCTTTCGCGAATCTCCTCACCGACTCGATCCAGACCGACGGTGTAGTAATAAGATTTGCGGGTGACGAGTTCATAGTCATCTTCAGAAACTTCAAGGAAGAATCCGTCGACCGCTACAAGAATAAGATCCTCAAGAACATCGAAAAATATAACAAACACTCGGGAAAGCCCTACAAGCTCTCAGCCGCAGTCGGCGGCGAGGTCTTCACAACGTCCGGACGAAATGTCTCGGAGCTCATGAACCGCATCGATAAACTCATGTACAAGGACAAGAACGAGTTTTATAAGACTCACGAAAAGAAGAGGTAA